The sequence aggGAAAGGAGGGAAGAAGGGCAAACTCAtcagacaaaaacaacttcctTAAGAACTAAGAAGGACAATCTCATTTCATTGACTAGTTTTCACATCCTCCAACAAAAGTCTGAGTTTGAAACACAGCATAAACAAAGCAAAATATGAGTGCCACTCTCCCTTTTTAAATGGAAACAAAGCTGAAGACACCACAAGAAGAAACCAATAGATAACAAACTAGAGatagagtgagagtgagagtgagagtgagagacATGTATAGGTTCAGCAACACAGTGATCGGGTTCTTGAACTTGTTCACACTTTTAGCATCCATACCAATAATTGGAGCAGGTCTATGGATGGCAAGGAGCAGCACAACCTGTGAAAATTTTCTCCAAACCCCTCTTTTGGTTATAGGATTTGTTGTGCTTGTGGTGTCACTAGCAGGCTTCATTGGTGCATGCTTTCATGTGGCATGTGCACTATGGTTGTACTTGGTGGTCATGTTGTTCCTCATAGCAGCACTGATGGGTTTGACTATATTTGGTTTTGGGGTGACTAGCAAGGGTGGCGGTGTGGAAGTGCCTGGAAGGGTTTACAAGGAGTATCATCTTCAGGATTACTCACCATGGTTGAGGAAGAGAATTCAGGATCCTCGCTATTGGAATACTATTAGAGGCTGTATTTTGGGGTCCAAAACTTGTGAAAAGCTTGCCTCTTGGACCCCTCTTGATTATATGCAAAGGGATATGTCTCCAATACAGgtacaattagtttttttttttaatatgcaaatgttagttgttagtaGGAGAATTCAAACTCAGAGTCTCTTCCTCCTCCTTTTTTGTTCACTGTCAAACTAACCTTATAACTCTTACCGATACACAATTAGTTATGTTATGCAGCTTCTTTCAATTTTGGATTTGTTTaagctttcaaattttgatGTACTCTTATTGGCTTCCTATGtgtgtgcaaaataaaattctaaatcAATGACTAAAAACTATGAGCTAATGAACTAAAAAGCTTAGGTAGTTAGCTAGAAATAGAAGATTTCAATATTTAGTGGACTAgtgatgagtttttttttccttcttctggTTGTTAACACTACTAATTTCAAATTTGTCTGATCATTGATAAGTTATGGTTGTATTTTGGATTATGCAGTCTGGATGTTGTAAGCCACCAACTGCTTGCACTTACAACGTggcaacaatgatgatgaccCAAGACCCTGATTGCTACAGGTGGAACAATGCCCCTAATTTGCTCTGCTATGAGTGTGATTCTTGCAAAGCTGGTGTGCTTGAAGACATAAGAGGGAATTGGCACAAGCTCTCAGTTCTCACTGTCACCATGCTTGTGCTTCTTATAGGGATTTATTCCATTGGGTGCTGTGCTTTCAGAAACACAAGAAGAGCTGAAACGGACTATCCCTATGGTGAAAACCGGATGACCAAAGTCCGACCCAGATGGGATTACCATTGGTGAgtccaaaattaacaaaataaaattgtttaattcatttCCCTTGTAAGAAAATCACatataagaattattttatactGAAATTGTGTAGTCATGGGTAATTAATGATGTCGTAAATATGTTTTACTATAttagtatataaattattattttctcaagttatctaatataatttgttaattacttaaaaaaaatcataaaaagataattattgattaattgacggtaaaataaacttttacaaTGAAAGTGCATATCTATCCAACTTTATTTCAAACGCTTTAAAGTTGAAGTCTTCTGTCATTGGGGTTACTTTTATTATATGGAGTTGTGGGAACTTTATACAAATctgaatggtaaaaaaaatgatgcaCAACTTATGAAGATGGCTAATTTGCATACTATCTAATGCTTTTGATATGCTTTTTCCCACAGTTGGAGGTGGTTACATGACAGGAGAGAACAGCTTTATTAGCTTACCATCCATCCATGCTTGGGTTGGGTGCTCCATAGTGTATGGTATAGAATAGAAGGCATCAAGGTCTTTGTTTCTACCAGCTTTCCTAAATGGCTGCTTTTTGTATAAGGCataaatttgctttatcgtaAAACACCGATACttcttttttttgccttttctcATTAGTGGatggttttgaattttaatacaTCAAGTACACTGAATTATATGCAACGTGGGGGATATAATAGAATAAGCA comes from Glycine soja cultivar W05 chromosome 20, ASM419377v2, whole genome shotgun sequence and encodes:
- the LOC114401460 gene encoding tetraspanin-6-like gives rise to the protein MYRFSNTVIGFLNLFTLLASIPIIGAGLWMARSSTTCENFLQTPLLVIGFVVLVVSLAGFIGACFHVACALWLYLVVMLFLIAALMGLTIFGFGVTSKGGGVEVPGRVYKEYHLQDYSPWLRKRIQDPRYWNTIRGCILGSKTCEKLASWTPLDYMQRDMSPIQSGCCKPPTACTYNVATMMMTQDPDCYRWNNAPNLLCYECDSCKAGVLEDIRGNWHKLSVLTVTMLVLLIGIYSIGCCAFRNTRRAETDYPYGENRMTKVRPRWDYHCWRWLHDRREQLY